A part of bacterium genomic DNA contains:
- a CDS encoding ABC transporter ATP-binding protein — translation MPPSEPHPSVLLDARGVTKTFGGLVAVNHVDFTVPQESVVSLIGPNGAGKTTFFNVIAGLYRPNAGVITLAGRDITGRKPHEIARLGIARTFQSIRVFANMTSLENVLIGMHSHLTADPVRIVAGAPGVVAEEVRAHRDARDLLAFVGLKGHDDEMAKNLAYGDQRRLEIARALALRPRLLLLDEPAAGMNPEEARRLMEFIRRLRKELRLTVLLIEHQMRVVMGVADRVTVLDHGEVIAEGTPDEIRRNPRVIEAYLGKAALT, via the coding sequence ATGCCCCCGAGTGAGCCTCACCCCTCTGTGCTCCTAGATGCGCGGGGCGTGACCAAGACGTTCGGGGGCCTGGTGGCGGTGAACCACGTCGACTTCACGGTTCCCCAGGAGAGCGTCGTCAGCCTGATCGGTCCCAACGGCGCCGGCAAGACCACGTTCTTTAACGTCATCGCCGGCCTGTACCGCCCGAACGCCGGCGTGATTACGCTAGCCGGTCGGGACATCACCGGGCGGAAGCCTCACGAGATCGCCCGGCTGGGGATCGCCCGAACGTTTCAGAGCATTCGGGTCTTCGCCAACATGACGTCCCTCGAAAACGTCCTGATCGGCATGCACAGCCACCTCACGGCGGATCCGGTTCGGATCGTCGCCGGTGCGCCCGGCGTCGTCGCGGAGGAAGTGCGAGCCCATCGCGATGCCCGTGACCTCCTCGCCTTCGTCGGGCTCAAAGGGCATGACGATGAGATGGCCAAGAACCTGGCCTACGGTGATCAACGACGCCTGGAGATCGCTCGGGCCCTGGCCCTCCGACCCCGCCTGCTGCTGCTGGACGAGCCGGCGGCCGGAATGAATCCGGAGGAGGCACGCCGGCTCATGGAGTTCATCCGCCGCCTCCGCAAAGAGCTCCGCCTCACCGTGCTCCTCATCGAGCACCAGATGCGGGTCGTGATGGGCGTCGCCGACCGGGTCACCGTGCTTGACCACGGCGAGGTGATTGCTGAGGGCACCCCCGATGAGATCCGGCGGAACCCGCGGGTGATCGAGGCCTATCTGGGCAAGGCCGCGCTCACGTGA
- a CDS encoding DUF1989 domain-containing protein, translating into MLYDHGVVTALEANREFYGRLARDVEERTPVERFVVPPRSGAAWTVAAGQLCRIVITDGPQVADFNVWSRHNPRERFWAARTRQLYRTHVTTYDRLWSCLPYLRPMLTITNDTIHYGVDEDGAGCHDLLGTRCDPYVHKLLNGEDFDYCCHSNLVRAVMPYRLTEFDVHDVLNIFMVTGLTRDGRYFVKPSPAKLGDFFEFFAEMDVLCALSTCPHGDLSVQMWGPARDNPLGTCRPLGVEVYQPAPRLLAGWEPTLPMDYQGMHGLRDGS; encoded by the coding sequence ATTCTCTACGACCACGGCGTCGTCACGGCGCTTGAGGCAAACCGCGAGTTCTACGGCCGCCTGGCCAGGGACGTGGAGGAGCGGACCCCTGTGGAGCGGTTCGTCGTGCCTCCTCGTTCCGGGGCGGCCTGGACCGTGGCCGCCGGTCAGCTGTGCCGGATCGTCATCACCGACGGTCCCCAGGTGGCCGACTTCAATGTCTGGAGCCGCCATAACCCCCGCGAGCGGTTTTGGGCGGCGCGCACCCGGCAGTTGTACCGCACGCACGTCACGACCTACGACCGGCTGTGGTCGTGCCTCCCGTATCTCCGGCCGATGCTGACGATCACCAACGACACCATTCACTACGGCGTCGATGAGGACGGAGCCGGGTGCCATGATCTCCTGGGAACGCGCTGCGATCCGTACGTGCACAAACTGCTCAACGGGGAAGACTTCGACTACTGTTGCCACTCCAATCTCGTGCGCGCCGTGATGCCCTACCGGCTCACCGAGTTCGACGTCCATGATGTGCTCAACATCTTCATGGTCACGGGGCTGACGCGAGATGGCCGGTACTTTGTGAAACCGAGCCCGGCGAAGCTGGGGGACTTTTTTGAGTTCTTCGCGGAAATGGACGTGCTCTGTGCTCTCTCCACGTGCCCGCACGGGGATCTGTCCGTGCAAATGTGGGGGCCCGCCCGGGACAACCCGCTCGGCACATGCCGGCCGCTCGGCGTGGAGGTCTATCAACCGGCGCCCCGGCTTCTGGCGGGCTGGGAGCCCACTTTGCCGATGGACTACCAGGGGATGCACGGGTTGCGCGATGGATCCTGA
- a CDS encoding branched-chain amino acid ABC transporter permease, with the protein MRVLKRLVPYRTALVILLVLLLFPLVDHNAGHINAGADAAVYVLLALGLNIVVGFAGLLDLGYAAFFAIGSYTYAFAASPFYHLHLPFWPMLLVGAIIAGVFGALLGAPTLRLRGDYLAIVTLGFGEIVPTVFLNLPKYTGGTNGIVGIDQPTLFGYQFGFNPLPYYYTLIVIIVVSVIGVLRLRDSRLGRAWLAVREDEIAAASMGVNLVTTKLLAFSFGAFFSGFAGALYVAKLGVVSPDQFNFTVSFTILAMVVLGGMGNVFGVIAGAAILYEFQTLFLADLTQWSNNLGHAWGILFLTKLNFVNLKFLLYGLGLVFLMLLRPEGIFPERRIRAIITERESVATEIPPADVSAAGSPAGGPPPHAGP; encoded by the coding sequence GTGCGCGTTCTCAAACGGCTCGTCCCGTACCGGACCGCGCTTGTGATCCTCCTTGTCCTTCTCCTGTTTCCGCTCGTCGACCACAACGCCGGGCACATCAACGCGGGGGCCGATGCGGCAGTGTACGTGCTGCTCGCGCTCGGCCTCAACATCGTCGTGGGCTTTGCCGGGCTCCTCGACCTGGGCTACGCGGCGTTCTTTGCGATCGGGTCGTACACGTACGCGTTCGCCGCCTCACCGTTCTATCACTTGCACCTGCCGTTCTGGCCGATGCTGCTGGTCGGTGCGATCATCGCCGGCGTCTTCGGCGCGCTCCTGGGGGCGCCGACCCTCAGGCTCCGGGGCGATTACCTGGCGATCGTGACGCTGGGCTTCGGCGAGATCGTGCCGACGGTGTTTCTGAACCTGCCCAAATACACCGGCGGGACCAACGGCATCGTCGGGATCGATCAGCCGACCCTCTTCGGGTACCAGTTCGGATTCAATCCGCTCCCCTATTACTACACGCTGATCGTGATCATCGTGGTATCCGTCATCGGGGTCCTCCGCCTGCGGGACTCCAGGCTCGGGCGTGCGTGGCTGGCCGTTCGAGAGGATGAGATCGCGGCGGCCTCGATGGGGGTCAATCTCGTCACAACGAAGCTGCTGGCGTTCTCCTTCGGCGCATTCTTCTCTGGGTTCGCGGGGGCGCTGTACGTCGCTAAGCTCGGGGTCGTGAGCCCCGACCAGTTCAATTTCACGGTGTCGTTCACGATCCTGGCAATGGTGGTCCTGGGCGGGATGGGAAACGTCTTCGGCGTGATCGCAGGCGCCGCCATCCTCTACGAGTTCCAAACGCTCTTCCTCGCCGACCTGACGCAGTGGTCGAACAACCTTGGACACGCCTGGGGAATCCTCTTCCTCACGAAGCTCAACTTCGTGAACCTCAAGTTCCTGCTGTACGGACTGGGGCTGGTGTTCCTGATGCTGCTGCGGCCCGAGGGGATCTTCCCCGAACGGCGGATCCGGGCGATCATCACCGAGCGAGAGAGCGTGGCCACGGAGATTCCTCCTGCCGATGTCTCGGCGGCCGGATCTCCGGCGGGGGGTCCTCCCCCACACGCCGGGCCGTGA
- a CDS encoding branched-chain amino acid ABC transporter permease, with protein sequence MDWNLLVLQLINGLTLGAIYAVIALGYTMVYGIIELINFAHGDVYTAGSFVALATLTLLGATRHMAAAALAFALIVTFLAAMLIMGATGVVIERFAYRPLRGRQRLAPLLTAIGVSFSLENILQLWMGPSPVPFPQVLPNPFFNLGAVGVGQMQLVVIFSSIVMMLALHFFVQGTKLGKAMRATAQDWMAAEIMGIDINKTIALTFFIGSVLAGAGGVITGLYYGNVWFINGFRAGLIAFTAAVLGGIGNTTGAALGGFVIGFVEVMTAQYVGFQWAEVTIFSVLILVLIFRPTGLLGQQLPERT encoded by the coding sequence ATGGACTGGAACCTCCTCGTCCTGCAGCTCATCAACGGCCTGACCCTGGGGGCAATCTACGCCGTCATTGCGCTCGGGTACACGATGGTCTATGGGATCATCGAGCTGATCAACTTCGCCCACGGTGACGTGTATACCGCGGGGTCGTTTGTGGCCCTCGCCACCCTCACCCTCCTCGGCGCGACGCGACATATGGCCGCGGCAGCGCTCGCGTTTGCGTTGATCGTCACGTTCCTCGCAGCGATGCTGATCATGGGGGCCACCGGGGTGGTGATCGAGCGGTTCGCGTACCGCCCGCTGCGTGGACGGCAGCGTCTGGCCCCCCTCCTGACCGCGATCGGCGTGTCGTTCAGCCTTGAGAACATCCTGCAGCTCTGGATGGGGCCATCCCCGGTGCCGTTTCCGCAGGTGCTCCCGAACCCCTTTTTCAATCTCGGCGCCGTGGGCGTAGGACAGATGCAGCTCGTCGTGATCTTCTCATCCATCGTCATGATGCTGGCCCTCCACTTCTTCGTGCAGGGGACGAAGCTGGGGAAGGCCATGCGGGCCACCGCCCAGGACTGGATGGCCGCGGAGATCATGGGCATCGACATCAACAAGACGATCGCCCTCACGTTCTTCATCGGGTCGGTGCTGGCCGGCGCGGGCGGGGTGATCACCGGGCTGTACTATGGGAACGTCTGGTTTATCAACGGGTTCCGCGCCGGGCTCATCGCCTTCACCGCCGCCGTGCTGGGAGGAATCGGGAACACGACCGGGGCGGCCCTCGGCGGGTTCGTCATCGGGTTCGTCGAGGTGATGACCGCGCAGTACGTCGGGTTCCAGTGGGCGGAGGTGACGATTTTCTCCGTGCTGATCCTGGTGCTGATCTTCCGCCCCACCGGCCTGCTGGGTCAGCAGCTCCCGGAACGGACGTAG
- a CDS encoding branched-chain amino acid ABC transporter substrate-binding protein, with amino-acid sequence MRRLLFLLAGLAVISLIAMGPGSGGLQPANGAAMAGKTIKIGVDLPMSGGEAPNGEPTNNAVLLAIDEANKAGGYKGMMFEEVLKDDAVNGVHDPAQGAKNVQELLADSAVVGIMGNFNSNVGKATIPITNAAGVVQISPSQTNPGLTKPEFGALDVRKAHPTQINYFRVCPTDDLQGPVAADYAFKKLKLKKVAILDDQETYGKGIADEFAREFGKLGGTVVSRDGIPKGTQDFHAILTAIKAKAPDLLFFGGVTTTGGGLIRKQMKDVGLTIPYEGGDGIVEDEFLKVAGDDANGSYGTVAAENAEKLPTAKGFLAAYKAKYKSDPGAYSANGYVAAKIIIDAVKAVGPDRAKVRAWVANLKNYKSIIGTFSFDKNGDTTNKIVSVYTVKNGKWEWLDQINFTL; translated from the coding sequence GTGCGTAGATTACTCTTCCTTCTAGCCGGCCTCGCCGTGATCAGCCTGATTGCGATGGGTCCCGGAAGCGGAGGGCTGCAGCCCGCGAACGGTGCGGCCATGGCCGGGAAGACGATCAAGATCGGGGTGGACCTGCCGATGTCCGGCGGTGAGGCCCCGAACGGGGAGCCGACGAACAACGCGGTTCTGCTGGCGATCGATGAGGCCAACAAGGCCGGCGGCTATAAGGGCATGATGTTCGAGGAAGTCCTCAAGGACGACGCCGTGAACGGCGTGCACGATCCGGCTCAGGGCGCCAAGAACGTCCAGGAGCTGCTGGCCGACTCCGCTGTGGTCGGGATCATGGGCAACTTCAACAGCAACGTCGGGAAGGCCACGATCCCGATCACCAACGCGGCGGGCGTCGTGCAGATCAGTCCGTCCCAAACAAACCCCGGGCTCACCAAGCCGGAGTTCGGCGCCCTCGACGTGCGGAAGGCTCACCCGACCCAGATCAACTACTTCCGGGTGTGCCCCACCGACGATCTGCAGGGGCCGGTCGCGGCCGACTACGCCTTTAAGAAGCTCAAGCTGAAGAAGGTCGCGATTCTCGATGACCAGGAGACGTACGGGAAAGGGATCGCCGACGAGTTCGCACGAGAGTTTGGGAAGCTCGGCGGAACCGTCGTGAGCCGCGACGGCATCCCCAAGGGGACGCAGGACTTCCACGCGATCCTCACCGCGATTAAGGCCAAGGCGCCGGACCTGCTGTTCTTCGGCGGGGTGACCACGACCGGCGGCGGCCTGATCCGCAAGCAAATGAAAGACGTCGGGTTGACCATTCCGTACGAGGGCGGCGACGGCATCGTGGAAGACGAGTTCCTCAAGGTCGCCGGGGATGACGCGAACGGCAGTTACGGCACGGTCGCGGCGGAGAACGCCGAGAAGCTGCCGACCGCGAAGGGGTTCCTGGCTGCGTACAAGGCGAAGTACAAATCCGACCCAGGCGCGTACAGCGCGAACGGGTACGTGGCGGCGAAAATCATCATTGACGCGGTGAAGGCCGTCGGGCCGGATCGCGCCAAGGTGCGGGCGTGGGTCGCCAACTTGAAGAACTACAAGAGCATCATCGGCACCTTCTCGTTCGATAAGAATGGCGACACCACCAACAAGATCGTCAGCGTCTACACGGTCAAGAACGGCAAGTGGGAGTGGTTGGACCAAATAAACTTTACGTTGTAG
- a CDS encoding ArgE/DapE family deacylase, producing MDPETPRQIIAAVEERRGETVAFLQRLVQFDSVTGNETEIQAFIADHLKELGLRVDRFDTDPDVLRQYPGFLEPEKPLAGRPNVVGVWKGRGAGRSLLLNGHVDTVPLEPLGEWARGPLSGSLADGKVWGRGASDMKGGVAAMTMAVAILKDMGLRPRGDVTLEYVVDEERTGLGTLGCVQRGYRADAGICCETSDLEVMPACIGRMWFTIRVRGKPAGISARWEGVSAIDKAMKFVGAVEALEAMRIQDLRHPLFPDNRGALPCAVTMFQSGTFPSITPEEATLRGSMGLMPYEDPAQAEAQLRAQIMRVCEADPWLRHNPAELTTKGGYVAAGAEIPTDHPIVDAINRSFRQVTGKEPVLSARMGASDTRFLIRQGHTPTVIFGPGPTSQMHAMNEHVPVENVVIAAKVLALAIHDWCNREPPSA from the coding sequence ATGGATCCTGAAACCCCGAGGCAGATCATCGCCGCCGTGGAAGAGCGGCGGGGCGAGACCGTGGCATTTCTGCAGCGTCTCGTGCAATTTGACAGCGTCACGGGAAACGAAACCGAAATTCAGGCCTTCATCGCGGACCACCTCAAGGAACTGGGCCTGCGGGTAGATCGGTTCGATACCGACCCGGACGTCCTTCGGCAGTATCCTGGATTCCTCGAGCCGGAGAAACCGCTGGCCGGGAGGCCGAACGTCGTCGGCGTGTGGAAGGGACGGGGCGCCGGGCGATCGCTGCTATTGAACGGCCACGTGGACACCGTGCCGTTGGAGCCGTTGGGCGAGTGGGCGCGCGGGCCCTTGTCGGGATCCCTTGCCGATGGCAAGGTGTGGGGCCGCGGCGCGTCCGACATGAAAGGCGGCGTGGCGGCGATGACGATGGCCGTCGCCATCTTGAAAGACATGGGGCTCAGGCCTCGGGGCGACGTGACCCTCGAGTACGTGGTGGACGAGGAGCGGACCGGTCTCGGGACGCTCGGGTGTGTACAACGGGGTTATCGGGCGGATGCCGGTATCTGTTGCGAGACCAGCGATCTCGAGGTGATGCCGGCGTGCATCGGGCGGATGTGGTTCACGATCCGCGTCCGGGGGAAGCCGGCCGGCATCTCCGCGAGGTGGGAAGGGGTGAGCGCCATCGACAAAGCCATGAAATTCGTCGGGGCCGTGGAGGCGCTGGAAGCCATGCGGATTCAGGACCTCCGGCATCCCCTCTTTCCCGATAACCGCGGCGCGCTCCCCTGCGCCGTTACCATGTTCCAGTCGGGGACGTTCCCCAGCATTACGCCCGAGGAAGCGACCCTGCGGGGCAGCATGGGGTTGATGCCCTATGAAGACCCCGCCCAGGCCGAGGCGCAACTGCGGGCGCAGATCATGCGCGTCTGCGAGGCAGACCCTTGGCTACGACACAACCCCGCTGAACTTACGACGAAGGGCGGGTACGTGGCGGCCGGGGCGGAAATCCCGACCGACCACCCTATTGTGGATGCCATCAACCGGTCGTTCCGGCAGGTGACAGGGAAGGAACCGGTGCTGAGCGCCCGCATGGGGGCCTCAGACACCCGCTTTCTGATCCGGCAGGGGCACACACCGACGGTGATCTTCGGCCCGGGACCGACGAGCCAGATGCATGCGATGAACGAGCACGTCCCCGTCGAAAACGTGGTCATCGCCGCCAAGGTACTGGCGCTGGCCATCCATGATTGGTGTAATCGAGAACCGCCGTCAGCTTAG
- a CDS encoding ABC transporter ATP-binding protein, translated as MPSLVVDGIHAYYGRIHALDGISVAVEQGEIVTLIGANGAGKSTTLKTITGFLRPRPGTILLDGAPIHGLPPHEITRRGVCLVPEGRRIFPRMTVRDNLEMGAFARTNRQEIQGDLERVCRLFPRLEERLAQTAGTLSGGEQQMLAIGRGLMARPKILLLDEPSMGLAPVLVELIFKTIQEINAQGVTILLVEQNALMALGIAQRGYVLETGRIVMTDQADKLRQNDQVRKSYLGEV; from the coding sequence ATGCCGAGCCTCGTAGTCGACGGCATCCACGCGTATTACGGGCGCATCCATGCGCTCGACGGGATCTCGGTTGCCGTGGAGCAAGGGGAGATCGTCACCCTGATCGGGGCGAACGGCGCAGGCAAGAGCACGACCCTGAAGACGATCACCGGGTTCCTGCGGCCCCGCCCGGGGACGATCCTCCTCGACGGAGCTCCGATCCACGGCCTGCCTCCCCACGAGATCACCCGGAGGGGCGTGTGCCTGGTGCCGGAAGGCCGCCGGATTTTTCCGCGGATGACCGTGCGGGACAATCTTGAGATGGGCGCCTTTGCCCGGACGAACCGCCAAGAGATCCAGGGAGATCTCGAGCGGGTCTGCCGGCTCTTTCCGCGTCTCGAAGAACGCCTCGCCCAGACGGCCGGAACGCTCTCCGGAGGCGAGCAGCAGATGCTGGCGATCGGCCGCGGCCTCATGGCCCGGCCGAAGATTCTCCTCCTCGATGAGCCCTCGATGGGGTTGGCCCCGGTGCTCGTCGAGCTCATCTTCAAGACCATCCAGGAGATCAACGCCCAGGGGGTGACCATCCTCCTTGTCGAGCAAAACGCGCTGATGGCCCTCGGGATCGCGCAGCGAGGATACGTGCTGGAGACGGGGCGGATCGTCATGACCGACCAAGCCGACAAACTTCGGCAGAACGATCAGGTCCGGAAGAGCTACCTCGGCGAGGTCTAG
- a CDS encoding CoA-transferase, with the protein MTFVEARRRLEGKDRGLRDKRMPAGDAARLVQDGNHVAIGGCLYSRTPLVTLREILRLRRVDLTLSRNLMCYEGELFLVAGATRSLVTSWIGIGLPWGLSRIVREFVESGQARLEEWSHLALGLRYRAAAMGIPFLPTLSMLGSDLLGRTSARTMICPFTGETLCLVPALFPDVAVIHVHRADCFGNAQIDGYPHMDPDLAAAAATVILSAEEIVSTDEIRRTADRTVIPFFTVDAVVEAPFGAYPHECYGRYEADLEHIGGYARGVTAGGAAAVRAYLDEYVYGLDTFDAYLERFGTGRLRRQQQAAQELTR; encoded by the coding sequence ATGACGTTCGTCGAGGCCCGGCGGCGCCTGGAAGGGAAGGACCGTGGCCTCCGCGACAAGCGCATGCCGGCCGGGGACGCGGCGCGGCTCGTGCAAGACGGGAACCATGTCGCGATCGGTGGGTGCCTGTATTCGCGGACGCCCCTCGTCACGCTGCGGGAAATCCTCCGGTTGCGGCGCGTCGACCTCACCCTCTCGCGCAACCTGATGTGCTACGAGGGAGAGCTGTTCTTGGTCGCGGGCGCGACCCGATCGCTCGTCACGTCTTGGATCGGGATCGGACTTCCGTGGGGCCTCTCGCGGATCGTTCGAGAGTTCGTCGAGAGCGGGCAGGCGCGCCTCGAGGAATGGAGCCACCTCGCGCTCGGCCTGCGGTATCGGGCCGCGGCGATGGGGATACCGTTCCTCCCCACACTCTCGATGCTCGGCTCGGACCTGCTCGGGCGCACGAGCGCCCGCACGATGATCTGTCCATTTACCGGGGAGACGTTGTGCCTGGTCCCCGCGCTCTTTCCGGACGTGGCGGTGATCCACGTCCACCGGGCCGACTGCTTCGGCAACGCCCAGATCGATGGATATCCGCACATGGACCCCGACCTGGCCGCGGCCGCGGCCACGGTGATTCTCAGCGCCGAGGAGATCGTCTCGACCGACGAGATCCGGCGAACCGCGGACCGCACGGTCATCCCGTTCTTCACCGTGGACGCGGTCGTGGAAGCCCCGTTTGGCGCCTACCCGCACGAGTGTTATGGCCGCTACGAGGCAGACCTCGAGCACATCGGCGGGTACGCGCGCGGCGTGACGGCCGGAGGCGCCGCCGCCGTTCGGGCCTATCTGGACGAGTACGTCTACGGTCTGGACACGTTCGACGCGTACCTGGAGCGTTTCGGCACCGGCCGCCTCCGCCGTCAACAGCAGGCCGCGCAGGAGCTTACGCGCTAG
- a CDS encoding CoA-transferase → MAASASELLAATASRLLADHKIVFAGVGTPLLASALAKSTHAPHLTIVVEGGVVGLEVLPGRLPISTNEMRAGRRAVMLPSITQTFLYAQRGFFDYGFLGGAQIDPHGNINTSVIGPPDRPQVRLPGSGGACDIITHCREIFIVTMHERRRFIEQVDFITSPGYLGGHDARRRAGLLFGEITTVITNLALMRFDSETRRMRLDALQAGVTIDQVHEQTGFDLPIAPKVGELPAPSDEELRFLRLLDPDRLFLS, encoded by the coding sequence GTGGCCGCGAGCGCCTCTGAGCTCCTGGCCGCGACCGCGAGCCGGCTGCTCGCCGATCACAAGATCGTGTTTGCCGGCGTCGGCACCCCGCTCCTCGCGTCCGCGCTGGCGAAGTCCACCCACGCGCCTCACCTGACGATCGTCGTGGAGGGCGGCGTCGTCGGGCTCGAGGTCCTGCCCGGGCGCCTGCCGATCTCCACCAATGAGATGCGGGCCGGCCGCCGAGCGGTGATGCTGCCGTCGATCACGCAGACCTTCCTCTATGCCCAGCGCGGATTCTTCGACTACGGCTTCCTGGGGGGCGCCCAGATCGATCCGCACGGCAACATCAACACCAGCGTGATCGGGCCGCCCGACCGGCCCCAGGTTCGCCTGCCCGGCAGCGGGGGCGCGTGCGATATCATCACCCACTGTCGGGAGATCTTCATCGTCACGATGCACGAGCGCCGGCGGTTCATCGAGCAGGTCGATTTCATCACGAGCCCCGGCTACCTTGGCGGCCACGATGCCCGCCGCCGGGCTGGGCTGCTGTTCGGGGAGATCACCACGGTGATCACCAATCTGGCCCTGATGCGCTTCGACTCGGAGACCAGACGGATGCGGCTCGATGCCCTCCAGGCCGGGGTCACGATCGATCAGGTACACGAGCAGACGGGGTTTGATCTCCCGATCGCACCTAAGGTCGGCGAGCTTCCGGCCCCCAGCGACGAGGAGTTGCGGTTCCTCCGGTTGCTCGATCCGGACCGGCTGTTCCTAAGCTGA
- a CDS encoding TIGR03619 family F420-dependent LLM class oxidoreductase, whose translation MTGREVRFGVALKNFTPYPDEPSIDEIVTFTTRAEALGFESAWVWDHILLGSKRPFPYLESLATLTALAMKTQRLQLGTGVLVLPLRNPVVLAKVLTSLDHISKGRLILGVAAGWYEREFDACGVPFKERGKIFVRNLEVLKRFWTEDQVNGAANGYVFNRSVMLPKPLQRPRPPILFGGYVDVVLRRLARHGDGWLTYFYTPESFRRTWAKIRSLTEEAGRDPAALRNVSQLPIYVAPSFEEADRGVRDFIARYFDAAPWSESTADSSIRGTPDQCAEQLAAHIAAGVEHIVLVPYDYRLDQLEVIGREILPNLRGRIAGVRA comes from the coding sequence GTGACGGGACGAGAGGTCCGGTTCGGGGTCGCGCTCAAGAACTTTACTCCCTATCCGGATGAGCCGAGTATCGACGAGATCGTGACGTTCACGACCCGCGCGGAGGCCCTCGGCTTCGAATCGGCGTGGGTGTGGGATCACATTTTGTTGGGCTCGAAGCGCCCCTTCCCGTATCTCGAGTCGCTCGCCACCCTCACGGCGCTCGCCATGAAGACGCAGCGCCTCCAATTGGGCACAGGGGTCCTGGTGCTGCCCCTGCGCAACCCCGTCGTCCTCGCGAAGGTCCTCACGAGCCTGGACCACATCTCCAAGGGGCGGCTGATCCTGGGGGTCGCCGCGGGCTGGTACGAGCGGGAGTTTGACGCGTGTGGCGTCCCCTTCAAGGAGCGGGGCAAGATCTTCGTGCGGAACCTGGAAGTCCTCAAGCGGTTTTGGACCGAGGATCAGGTGAACGGCGCGGCGAACGGCTATGTCTTCAATCGGTCGGTGATGCTGCCCAAACCCCTCCAGCGGCCGCGGCCGCCGATCCTCTTCGGGGGCTATGTCGACGTGGTGCTCCGGCGCCTCGCCCGGCATGGTGACGGGTGGCTGACCTACTTCTACACGCCGGAGAGCTTTCGCCGGACGTGGGCCAAAATCCGATCGCTCACCGAAGAGGCCGGCCGCGATCCCGCCGCCCTCCGGAACGTAAGCCAGCTTCCGATCTATGTGGCCCCATCCTTCGAAGAGGCGGACCGGGGCGTACGGGATTTTATCGCCCGATACTTCGACGCCGCCCCCTGGAGCGAGTCCACCGCGGACAGCTCGATTCGCGGGACGCCGGACCAGTGCGCCGAGCAGCTCGCCGCCCATATCGCCGCCGGCGTCGAGCACATCGTGCTGGTACCCTACGACTACCGCCTGGACCAGTTGGAGGTCATCGGCCGGGAGATCCTGCCGAATCTCCGCGGGAGGATCGCGGGGGTGCGCGCGTGA